The Pyxidicoccus sp. MSG2 DNA segment ATCATTGCAGTCGCTGGCATTCGACACGTAGCCGGCGGGCTGGCTGCATTTCTGCAGGGTGTTGGTCGAGGTGCCGTAGGTGTCGCCGTCCGCGTCGCGGTACCAGGCCATGGTGGCGAGACCCTCGTCCACGGCGCCACTGCAGTTGTTGTCCACGGAGTCGCACACCTCCGTAGCGCCGGGCTTGATGGCCGCATTGGAGTCATTACAGTCGTTGGAGTTCGACACGTATCCGGTCGGATGGGCGCACGCCTGCGTCGACAGCGCCGCGTTGCCGTGGCCGTCCCCGTCCGCGTCCCGGTACCACGTGCTCATCAGTCCTTCGTCCACCTGCGTGTCGCAGTCGTTGTCGACGCCGTCGCACACCTCCGCCGCGCCGGGCTTGATGGCCCCGTTACCGTCATTGCAGTCGGTCGCCACCGCGACGTAGCCCGCGGGCTGCCGGCAGTTCTGGACGGACTGGCTTCCATTGCCGAAGCCGTCCCCGTCCTGGTCGCGGTACCACGCCTGCGCGGGCAGGCCTTCGTCCACCTGGGTGTCGCAGTCGTTGTCCGCGCCGTCGCACACTTCCGTGGCGCCGGGGTTGAGGCCCGACTGCGTGTCATCGCAGTCGCCGGGATTGGAGGAGTATCCGGTGGGGCGGGCGCAGGCCTGCACGGATTGGGAAGCCAGGCCGTAATTGTCGCCGTCCTGGTCGCGGTACCACGCCTGGAAGGTCAGTCCGTCGTCCGACTGCCCGTTGCAGTCGTTGTCCTTGCTGTCGCATACCTCGGCCGAGGACGGCTCCTTCTGCACGCACTCGATGGCGCCGTGGGTGCAGTACGTCACGCCCTCGCCGCACACGCCCTGCTGGCCCGTTGCGCACGTCGCAAGGCCGCCAGGGTTGCCCTCGTCGGCCACACCGTCGCAGTCGTTGTCCAGGTTGTCGCACTGCTCGGCGGACGCGGCCTGGTTCTGCTGGCACACCACGCTGCCGTCGGCACAGGCCGTGGTTCCCGCCGCGCAGACACCCTGTTTTCCCGTCGCGCAGCCCTCACCGCCACTGGGGTTGCCGTCGTCGACCACACCGTCACAGCTGTCATCCATCCCGTTGCACAGCTCCGGCGCACCCGGGAAGGTGGTCGGCGTGTAGTCGTCGCAGTCCAGCTCCTCCACGAAGCCCGGAGACGGGTCACACGCCTGTTCGGCGATGTACTCGTCGCCGAAGCCGTCCATGTCGCCGTCGAAGTAGAACGTGTTGATGAGCAGCGTGGACACGGGCGCCGTCGTCGCCGTGGTGCTGGTGGTCCCCGTACCGAGCTGCCCCTGGCCATTGTTGCCCCAGGCCCACACGGGACAACCCGGGCGCAGCGCCAGCGAGTGCTGGGCACCCGCGGCGATGGCCTTCGCATTCGCGAGCCCCGTCACGCTGACGGCGGAGGCGCTGTTCGCCGTGCTGCTGTTGCCGAGCTGGCCGGAGGCATTGTGGCCCCAGGCCTTCACCAGGCCGTTGCCGATGATGACCAGCGAGCTGTTGTGTCCCGCGGCGATGGCCGTGACCGCGAACACGCCGCTCACCGGAGTGGGAGCCAGCACGGGCGTGGCGGACGTGCTGCCGGTGCCCACCTGTCCGAACGTGTTCTGACCCCACGCCCACACGTTGCCGAACTGCTCGTCGACGATGAGCGAGTGGCCCACGCCCGCGGCAACCGCCTTGGCGCGCGGCAGCCCCGTCGCCTGCGTCGGCGTCAACACCGTGGCGCTGGTGCTTCCCGTGCCCACCTGTCCGGACGTGTTCAGGCCCCAGCCCCACACCTTGCCATTCACGTCCAGCGCGAGCGCGTGGTTCACACCCGCGGCCATGGTCTGGAGGGTGGGCAGGCCCTGCACCACCGTGGGCGTGGCCACCGAGGCGCTCGTGGCACCCGTGCCGACCTGTCCGGAGGCGTTCTGCCCCCAGGCCCACAGCCGGCCATCCGTGCCCAGCGCGAGGGAGAAGTTCCCGTTGGCCGTGATGGCCTGGATGCTGGAGAGCGCCGCTACCTTCGTCGGCACCAGCACCGTCCCACCCGCGATGCCAAGGCCCGCCTGCCCGTTGGCGTTCTGGCCCCATACCCACACGTTGCCGCTGACATCCAGCGCCACCGAGTGGGCGATACCCGCTGCAATCGCCTTGATGGCGGGGAGCCCGTTCACCTTGGAGGGCTGGGACTGCGGCGTGCTGCTGGTGCTGCCTGTCCCCAACTGCCCGGCCACGTTCTGGCCCCATGTCCAGACCTCCCCGTCCTTCTTCAGGAAGAGGGAGTGGTAGGCACCGGCGGCCACGGTCTGTGGCACCTTCACCGAGGTGAGTTCGTGACGCGTTGTGGCGGCTTCACTGCCATCTTCGAGTAGGGGCTCCGGCTCACCGCAGCCCATGGCCGCGAAGAGGAGGACCGCCACACAGCCCGTGAGGCGGCTCCGTGGCCCTGCCAGGTCTTGTCTGCTCAAGGCACTGCTCCTGATCGCCATTCACGCGCCACCTCTCAGAGGGCTCGGGATGGCATTTCAGCGAGGGGCTTCCCATGGGACGGGGTGGCAGGAGACCCTGTTGGGGATTGGGGTAAACCCATACAGCGCGTTGTCCATGACCCTGTCCCGAAGGGGAGTGAGAGGCGGAGGCTTCGTCGTCCGGGAAGGGTTTCCTGGGACAATTGCCATGGATTTGTATCTGCTGAGCCTCTTGCAATAGATTCGTACAGCAAGTTCCAGCAAGGCGACTCGCCGCGTGTCAGGGAGCCGGACGACGGAGCTCCCATGGGCCGCGGGCAGATGATTCAACGCGCTGCGGTCTCGGCGACACGGAACCCATTCATGCCATCTACACCCGTGCGGCAGAGGCCGCCGCCGGAGGCTTGTCCTTCGCCCGAGGCCCTACGTGCGCCGGCTGCCTCTGGGGCCGACATCGCGACGCTCTATCTCCACCATGGGCGTGCCCTCCAACAGCGGGCACGCGCCCTGCTTGGCAGTCGGGACGAGGCCGAGGATGTCCTCCAGGAGGTCTTCCTCGCGATGGTAGCGAGCCCGGGGCTGCATCGCGGTGAGGCCTCCGCCTTCACGCTGCTGTACCAGATGGTGACCCACAAAGCGCTGGACCGGTGCCGCTCGCGGGCGCGCAGGCAGGGCTGGCTCGAACGAATGCGCGGGGGCTCCGAGTCTGGAACACCTGGCAGCCATGTGAGCATCGAAAGTGTAGAAGCAGCGCGGGACCTGCAACGAATGGCGCGCTCGGAAGCCCCGCGTGTGCTTACCGCGGCCCTGCTGCACTTCGTGGACGGCCACACGCAGGGCGAGGTGGCCGAGGTGCTGGGCGTGTCGCGGAGGACCGTGGTGCGAATGCTCGGGCAATTCGCGGGGCGGGCACGTGCCTGTTCCACGCAGCGTCACCAATGAGAGGATGTGGCGCGCCAGGCTCGGGACCTGGGAATCAAGCCGCTGCTGGAGAAGGTGAAGCGATGAACGACACCCTTCCACGTGCCGAAGCGCTTGTCCGGACCTTGCTGCTTCGGCGCTCCGGGGAAGAGCGCCTCAAGATGGGGGCGGACATGTTCTCCGCCTCCCGTGCGCTCATCGCTGCATCGCTGCGGGAAGAGGGACTGGTACCAGGCTCCGCCGAGTGGAAGCTCCGGCTTCTGGACCGGACCTACGGTTCGGAGATTTCGCCTGCCCATCGGCAACGTCTTCTTGCGCGCTGGCGCTCGGAGTCCGGAGCTTGAGTCACTCCGGGCACTTCCTCGACAAGTGCCCGGAGTCACGACCTTCTCAGTGCACGCGAGCAGGCGGCAGGTTGGACGGCGCCAGCCCACCCGACTTGAGCTGCGTGGCCGAGGGGCAGACCAGCGCCTTCAGGTCGTCCGCTCGCCGGCCCAGGTCGTCGAACACGCGCGTCGCGTGCGTCACCGGGTCCGTCACCGTCGTCCCCTTCAGGTAGGGCGACAGCACCGCCGCCTTGCCCGCCACTCGCGGCGCCACGTGGAGGAACTCCGTCTGCGTCTCCCCCGAGTGGCACCCGCTGCACGTGTTCATGGAGAACTTGTGCCGCGCCTCCGTGTTCACGCCCGGCGCCCTCCAGAAGAAGTCCAGCGGCGTCCTCGCCATCGCCCCCAGGAACGGATTCCCGTTCAGGCTGTTCGGCACCGTGTGCCGCTCCGCGATGATGTCCGCCTGGTTCTGCTGGATGTAGCTCGCCAGCGCCGCCGTGTTCTCGAAGTGCATCGCGGGCGTCAGCTTCACCGTCGCCGGCATCAGCCCCTGCGCCGTGAGGTTGAACTCACGCATCTCCCAGGGCTCGGCCAACGTAATCTCGTTGGTCCGAATCTGGTTCAGCGCGTTGCCCGCCTGGCGGCCCGTCATCACCCCCGCCTTCGCGAACCGGTCCGTCAGCGCCTGGAGCTTCGCGTTGTAGCCCGCGCTCCCCACCTTCCCCAGCGCGTGCCAGTCATTGGCCCACGTCTGGATGTCCGCATTCGTGCCGCCCGGCAGCGCGTACTCCAGGATGATGGTGAACTCGAGCGGCGCTCCATTCGCGTCCAGCACGCCGAAGACGAAGCGGCCCTCTCCCGCCTGGACTCCCGACTGGCGCAGGTCCATGCGGTTGACGATGGCCAGCAGCCGGAACGGCGCCTTGCTGAAGTCCAGCGGCCTGGACGCCCCACCGCTGCGCTGCTCCCACGGGCCCAGCACCTTCGTCTGCATCTCCTGCCGCGCCGGCAAATCCAGCCCGTTCACCACCTGCTTCGTCTGCCACGTCTTCAGCCACGCGCGCACCATGGGCGACGGGTCCTGCCCATTCGCCATGGCCTTCATCAGCGTTCCGAAGTGCCACGCGCCACCGGGCGCCGTGCGCACCGGGTCCTCCACCACCGACAGCGCCGTCACCATCAGCTCGCTCGGGCGGTCGATGGTGCACGCCGTCGACTGACACGCGTACGTGGACTCGCAGCCGTTGGCCACGTTGCCGTCGCAGTCGTAGTAGCCCGGCTCGCAGGTGTTGCCGCACGTCGCCGCCTGGCACACGCCCTGCGCGTAGTCGTTGTCCTGGCACGTCGTGCCGCAGGCCCCGCAGTGGTCCTCGTCCGTCGTCAGGTCCACCTCGCAGCCGTTGGTGGACTTGCCGTCACAGTCCGCCGTGCCCGCGGGGCAGCGCACTTCGTACGCCGGCCCTTCCGTGCACGTGGACTCGTTGCCCAGCGCGTCCCTCGCCGCGACGAACACGCGGTGGCTGTTGCCCAGGGCGAACGGCATCGTCGCGCTGAAGCGGCCCTCCGCGTCCGCCTGCACCGTCTTCGCCGGCGTCCCCGTGCACGCCACGTCGATGAAGATGCCCACCGTGGAGCCCGGCTCGGCCGTGCCCGTCACCGTGAGCTGGCGCCCCGTGCTCGTGTACTGCCACTTCGTGTCGATGATGACCGGCCCCGGGGGCGGCGTGGTGTCGTTCTGGTACTCCAGCGGGTTGGAGCACGCGGAGTCCTGGCCGTAGCCGCTCGCGTCCTTCGCTCGCGCGGACAGCGTCAGCTTCGCGTCCTTCGCCACCGTTCCCTGGAAGCTGAAGGCACCCGTGGAGTCCGCCGTCACCACCGCGTCCACCGGGCCCTCGCAGTCAGCTCGCTGGAAGAGCTCCACGGTGGCGCGCGGGCTGGCGCGCCCGTCGAAGATGGGCTGCAGGCTGAGCCCCGGCGAGCCGGGCCGCGTGCGCAGCAACACCGGCGTCGTGCCGCCCGTGCCGCCGCCGTACGGGTACTCCATCGTCGGGCTGCAGCTGGAGCCATTGCCGGCGGCGTCATACGCCCGCACCGAGTACGTCCCGCTGGAGGTGTTTGACGGCACGCTGATGGGCACCTCGCAGTACGCGCCCATGTCCACGGTCGTGTTTGCCACCTCGGTGCCCGTGCAGCCCGGGCCGCTGTAGACGCGCACGGTGGCGCCGGCTTCCGTCTCGACGGTGAGTGCATGGCCGTCGGTGGTGCCGTTCTCGGCCCACGCCGGTACCGGCGTCTGGGGCGGGGTGCGGTCCACGCGGACGAAGCCACCCGCGCGCTGGTTGTCGTCCTCGTTGTCCTCGTGCATCAGGAAGGCCGGGTCCACCTCGGCGACCAGCGTGTACCGGCCCTCGGAAATGGACGGCGCGGTGACCCAGGCCCACACGTCCGCGCACTCGCCCGCCAGGAGCCCGCCCCGCGAGCTCGTCGTCAGCAGGCGGTCCGTCGGGTCCACGAAACGGTCGGCGGAGAGATAGAAGGACACCTCCGTCAGGCCGAAGTCGGAGCCGCCGTTGCAGACGCGCGCTTGCACCTTCTGCGAGGTCGCCCCCA contains these protein-coding regions:
- a CDS encoding MopE-related protein; the protein is MSRQDLAGPRSRLTGCVAVLLFAAMGCGEPEPLLEDGSEAATTRHELTSVKVPQTVAAGAYHSLFLKKDGEVWTWGQNVAGQLGTGSTSSTPQSQPSKVNGLPAIKAIAAGIAHSVALDVSGNVWVWGQNANGQAGLGIAGGTVLVPTKVAALSSIQAITANGNFSLALGTDGRLWAWGQNASGQVGTGATSASVATPTVVQGLPTLQTMAAGVNHALALDVNGKVWGWGLNTSGQVGTGSTSATVLTPTQATGLPRAKAVAAGVGHSLIVDEQFGNVWAWGQNTFGQVGTGSTSATPVLAPTPVSGVFAVTAIAAGHNSSLVIIGNGLVKAWGHNASGQLGNSSTANSASAVSVTGLANAKAIAAGAQHSLALRPGCPVWAWGNNGQGQLGTGTTSTTATTAPVSTLLINTFYFDGDMDGFGDEYIAEQACDPSPGFVEELDCDDYTPTTFPGAPELCNGMDDSCDGVVDDGNPSGGEGCATGKQGVCAAGTTACADGSVVCQQNQAASAEQCDNLDNDCDGVADEGNPGGLATCATGQQGVCGEGVTYCTHGAIECVQKEPSSAEVCDSKDNDCNGQSDDGLTFQAWYRDQDGDNYGLASQSVQACARPTGYSSNPGDCDDTQSGLNPGATEVCDGADNDCDTQVDEGLPAQAWYRDQDGDGFGNGSQSVQNCRQPAGYVAVATDCNDGNGAIKPGAAEVCDGVDNDCDTQVDEGLMSTWYRDADGDGHGNAALSTQACAHPTGYVSNSNDCNDSNAAIKPGATEVCDSVDNNCSGAVDEGLATMAWYRDADGDTYGTSTNTLQKCSQPAGYVSNASDCNDGNGAIKPGATEVCDGTDNNCNGSTDEGVGGTWYRDADGDGYGNAGLPTQACSQPSGYVSNSADCNDASTSTRPGASEVCDGADNNCNGSTDEGVLSTYYRDSDGDGYGNTSSSTAACGQPGGYVSNASDCNDNNASIRPGATEVCDSVDNNCSGQVDEGVGTTWHRDADGDNYGDPNQSVYTCSQPAGYVLNNTDCNDGDTYVRPGMADICPDGIDNNCNGQADEPGCQFNCELACGGACIFDHGQYICL
- a CDS encoding Ig-like domain-containing protein, giving the protein MIEPPSDDYSDWDDDSDWPDTSDPDTSSGAPDFRIDSVTGPSDLGATSQKVQARVCNGGSDFGLTEVSFYLSADRFVDPTDRLLTTSSRGGLLAGECADVWAWVTAPSISEGRYTLVAEVDPAFLMHEDNEDDNQRAGGFVRVDRTPPQTPVPAWAENGTTDGHALTVETEAGATVRVYSGPGCTGTEVANTTVDMGAYCEVPISVPSNTSSGTYSVRAYDAAGNGSSCSPTMEYPYGGGTGGTTPVLLRTRPGSPGLSLQPIFDGRASPRATVELFQRADCEGPVDAVVTADSTGAFSFQGTVAKDAKLTLSARAKDASGYGQDSACSNPLEYQNDTTPPPGPVIIDTKWQYTSTGRQLTVTGTAEPGSTVGIFIDVACTGTPAKTVQADAEGRFSATMPFALGNSHRVFVAARDALGNESTCTEGPAYEVRCPAGTADCDGKSTNGCEVDLTTDEDHCGACGTTCQDNDYAQGVCQAATCGNTCEPGYYDCDGNVANGCESTYACQSTACTIDRPSELMVTALSVVEDPVRTAPGGAWHFGTLMKAMANGQDPSPMVRAWLKTWQTKQVVNGLDLPARQEMQTKVLGPWEQRSGGASRPLDFSKAPFRLLAIVNRMDLRQSGVQAGEGRFVFGVLDANGAPLEFTIILEYALPGGTNADIQTWANDWHALGKVGSAGYNAKLQALTDRFAKAGVMTGRQAGNALNQIRTNEITLAEPWEMREFNLTAQGLMPATVKLTPAMHFENTAALASYIQQNQADIIAERHTVPNSLNGNPFLGAMARTPLDFFWRAPGVNTEARHKFSMNTCSGCHSGETQTEFLHVAPRVAGKAAVLSPYLKGTTVTDPVTHATRVFDDLGRRADDLKALVCPSATQLKSGGLAPSNLPPARVH
- a CDS encoding RNA polymerase sigma factor, translated to MLGSRDEAEDVLQEVFLAMVASPGLHRGEASAFTLLYQMVTHKALDRCRSRARRQGWLERMRGGSESGTPGSHVSIESVEAARDLQRMARSEAPRVLTAALLHFVDGHTQGEVAEVLGVSRRTVVRMLGQFAGRARACSTQRHQ